A stretch of Hydractinia symbiolongicarpus strain clone_291-10 chromosome 9, HSymV2.1, whole genome shotgun sequence DNA encodes these proteins:
- the LOC130656261 gene encoding inactive tyrosine-protein kinase 7-like yields the protein MGEFKFGIILIQLSLTSALNVYIAPPAVLQLAKTKVMLSCETSSTNDNIEITWEIDDKEVPLMPASGLMQEEVYVLANNSLYIKSLRRRNTGEYTCIATENNVKRYAKVKVEIAYLQKVDVINPLMVFHNTDAKIACVKPLGKPMPSVSWKFNGLPLTPPERYNIDWTLTIKQPLSKKDEGNYTCVASNAFKVRERDTSLKVTIFGNLEVTPQTRQILEKENTKFTCTSKAVPPLPVLWNRLKKSCNIKSGIQSCQTAIEKIPVNGTVTSKDGDLIISNAVYTDAGEYLCSATLGSEMQSESVLLNVTELVKVNAELQINKQTRNLRSKKNTSLRCFFRGDGNITYSWSKLNATKLPDNMKVKNSTLEITNLNFKDTGVYVCTAKGDHNSASSRVQLVVFRSAEFVVKPENVSVVLGKSAWVHCQGEGDPEPKVSYLRNNKDELRNNSNYKVWPNGTLQIKKMTKDDVGTFHCWLSQSYHLGATSFSVKIKEAQKVEESGSMMKTVAIAVGCAGVYILLVIGLMIYCRARRARLIKKGIITEVEDGEFAKEPLMNNESIPLEERERALEKWKFPREDLEEIQTLGHGKMGRVFKARAAGINRDKKSTLVAVKQFDGTGEDYKAEFDLEVEMFAQLNHNNVARLMGVNVDVTPYYIITEFSDEGDLKEYLQSKPDLSPTERLNISFGVASGMEYLIKQRYVHRDLAARNCVVFPNNEVKVSFLSLCEDVYSDDYYLLNDIPVPLRWLSPEAITSGHYSEKSDVWSFGVTMWEIFSGGKKPYADLDNKEVQESVCSDVRLPTLVECPKPVNAVMERCWLVDISQRPTFEELTCAIAEINLDNE from the exons ATGGGAGAATTCAAGTTCGGGATAATTCTGATACAACTATCATTga CATCAGCTTTAAATGTTTATATCGCACCCCCCGCTGTGCTGCAACTTGCAAAAACGAAAGTTATGCTGTCATGTGAAACAAGCTCTACCAATGATAATATTGAGATCACATGGGAGATTGATGACAAAGAGGTCCCTCTCATGCCAGCATCAGGTCTAATGCAGGAAGAGGTCTATGTGCTAGCAAATAATTCTCTATATATCAAATCTCTCCGACGTCGTAATACAGGAGAATATACATGTATAGCAACCGAAAATAATGTCAAAAGATATGCCAAAGTGAAAGTAGAAATTGCAT acTTACAGAAGGTAGACGTAATTAACCCGCTTATGGTTTTCCACAATACGGATGCAAAAATAGCCTGTGTGAAACCTTTGGGAAAGCCTATGCCGAGTGTCAGCTGGAAATTCAATGGTTTGCCACTGACTCCTCCTGAACGCTATAACATTGACTGGACGCTAACGATAAAACAACCGTTAAGCAAAAAAGATGAAGGAAATTATACTTGTGTTGCCAGCAACGCGTTTAAAGTACGGGAACGAGACACTTCTCTAAAAGTGACAA tatTCGGAAATCTTGAAGTTACACCACAGACAAGACAAATTTTGGAGAAAGAAAACACCAAGTTTACATGTACCTCAAAGGCTGTACCTCCTCTGCCAGTTTTATGGAATCGCTTAAAAAAAAGCTGTAATATAAAGAGCGGGATTCAATCTTGTCAGACAGCTATTGAAAAAATTCCTGTCAACGGAACTGTAACTTCTAAAGATGGTGACTTGATCATATCAAATGCAGTGTACACAGATGCAGGAGAATATCTGTGCTCTGCAACACTTGGGTCTGAGATGCAAAGTGAAAGTGTTCTATTAAATGTTACTG AACTTGTAAAGGTAAACGCTGAattacaaataaacaaacaaaccagaAACCTGCGCAGTAAGAAGAACACAAGTCTAAGATGTTTTTTTCGTGGTGATGGAAATATTACTTATAGCTGGAGTAAATTAAATGCAACAAAACTTCCTGATAACATGAAAGTAAAGAATTCAACTTTAGAGATTACAAATTTGAATTTCAAAGATACTGGTGTCTATGTTTGTACTGCGAAAGGAGACCACAACTCAGCATCTTCTCGAGTTCAACTTGTTGTCTTCA GGTCAGCAGAATTTGTAGTCAAGCCAGAAAATGTGAGTGTCGTACTTGGCAAATCTGCTTGGGTGCACTGTCAAGGTGAAGGTGATCCAGAACCGAAAGTGTCGTACTTAAGAAATAACAAGGATGAATTGAGGAACAATAGTAACTACAAAGTATGGCCTAATGGTACCTTGCAGATTAAGAAAATGACGAAAGATGATGTTGGGACTTTCCACTGCTGGCTTTCTCAAAGTTACCACTTGGGCGCAACTTCGTTCAGTGTAAAAATAAAAG AAGCACAGAAAGTGGAAGAATCAGGTTCTATGATGAAAACTGTAGCCATCGCTGTCGGTTGTGCAGGTGTATATATCTTGCTTGTTATTGGATTGATGATCTACTGTAGAGCAAGAAGAGCAAGGCTTATTAAAAAAG GTATCATAACGGAAGTGGAGGATGGCGAATTTGCGAAAGAACCTTTGATGAACAATGAATCGATTCCTCTTGAGGAAAGAGAACGTGCACTTGAAAAATGGAAGTTCCCTCGTGAAGATTTGGAAGAAATACAAACTTTGGGCCACGGTAAGATGGGGCGTGTTTTTAAAGCACGCGCTGCAGGCATCAACAGAGATAAGAAGTCTACCTTAGTTGCTGTAAAACAATTTGATGGAACCGGTGAAGACTATAAAGCTGAATTTGACCTTGAGGTTGAAATGTTTGCACAGCTTAACCACAACAATGTGGCGCGGCTGATGGGTGTGAACGTAGATGTGACACCCTATTACATTATCACAGAATTTAGTGACGAg GGTGATTTAAAGGAATACCTTCAAAGCAAACCTGATCTGTCTCCCACTGAACGTTTAAATATATCGTTTGGTGTTGCGTCTGGTATGGAATATCTAATTAAGCAGCGTTACGTGCACAGAGATCTAGCTGCAAGAAATTGCGTGGTGTTTCCCAACAACGAAGTTAAAGTTTCATTCCTTAGCTTATGTGAAGATGTTTATAGTGACGATTACTACTTACTAAACGATATACCGGTCCCGTTAAGATGGTTAAGCCCGGAAGCTATTACGTCCGGACACTACTCGGAAAAGAGCGATGTGTGGAGTTTCGGTGTTACCATGTGGGAAATATTTTCCGGCGGAAAGAAACCCTATGCTGATCTTGACAACAAGGAGGTACAGGAGAGTGTTTGTAGCGATGTAAGATTACCCACATTAGTGGAGTGTCCCAAACCTGTGAATGCCGTGATGGAGAGGTGTTGGCTGGTTGATATCTCACAGCGTCCAACATTTGAAGAGCTAACTTGTGCGATTGCTGAGATTAATCTAGACAATGAGTAA
- the LOC130656263 gene encoding protein slit-like, producing MNMQYNVYPLFLVLMVAVAPIWTTCPTQCQCKQGSVNCHRQNLTSEDLKVLAANLPLDTYELTLSENLLEYFPVENFTHLTKLNGLTLSQNLISEYPKNLSVYMPSLVSILINQNKLVTLEADDLIGYENIETLDLYGNKITELPAGCFKHAPKLKELFLEKNQISSISKDAFTALTELETLSLENNALKDVEVGTFDNQKNMRKIWLSGNDLTRIHPNLFTSFSSMLFKMHLNNNSLTTLEPGTFKNLKIVALDLSYNGISTIKKSVFEKTDVFRTLNLENNPISCDCHLYEVFKNLKALRPSVSVTGQCFSPESVRKDLIMNVVGPNKLNCTVCTYSPCLNGATCVVVTENSYNCSCPFGFRGKHCEEKIMCAINPCHNNGTCNVLNSTTYNCSCLLGYNGKDCENKVMCAINPCLNNGTCVVLNPKEYKCSCVGNFKGNRCEVKIEKKEESGLKAGMIAAIVLIVLALLAVVIVIVAYRHKHATGTEAEKKPLASAVRT from the coding sequence ATGAACATGCAATACAACGTCTATCCTTTATTCTTGGTACTAATGGTAGCTGTTGCACCAATCTGGACCACCTGTCCTACACAGTGCCAATGTAAGCAAGGCAGTGTTAACTGCCACCGACAAAATCTGACATCAGAAGATTTAAAAGTTCTGGCAGCTAACTTACCCTTGGACACATACGAGCTAACTTTGTCTGAAAACTTGCTGGAATATTTTCCTGTTGAAAATTTCACGCATTTGACAAAATTGAATGGGCTCACATTGAGTCAAAACCTTATTAGCGAGTATCCGAAGAATCTGTCTGTATACATGCCATCTCTCGTAAGTATTTTgataaatcaaaataaattgGTTACACTCGAAGCTGATGATTTGATTGGTTATGAAAACATTGAAACACTCGATTTGTATGGAAACAAAATAACGGAGTTACCAGCAGGTTGCTTTAAACATGCACCAAAACTGAAAGAGctctttttagaaaaaaatcagaTCAGTAGTATTTCTAAAGATGCGTTTACCGCATTGACAGAGTTGGAGACGCTTAGTTTGGAGAACAACGCTCTCAAAGATGTGGAAGTTGGCACCTTCGATAACCAAAAAAACATGCGAAAAATTTGGTTGAGTGGAAACGACTTAACAAGAATTCATCCTAACTTGTTTACTTCGTTTTCCTCTATgctttttaaaatgcatttaaaTAATAATAGTTTGACTACACTGGAGCCTGGTACTTTTAAAAACTTGAAGATTGTCGCCCTCGACCTGTCATATAATGGTATAAGCACGATAAAGAAATCTGTCTTCGAAAAAACAGACGTGTTTAGAACATTAAACCTAGAAAATAACCCAATATCATGTGACTGCCATCTctatgaagtttttaaaaacttaaaagctCTCCGGCCcagtgtttccgttacgggacagtGTTTCTCTCCAGAATCTGTGAGAAAGGATTTAATTATGAATGTGGTTGGACCGAACAAGTTGAACTGCACAGTATGCACTTATAGCCCATGTTTAAATGGAGCCACGTGTGTTGTTGTAACCGAAAACTCCTACAACTGTAGCTGTCCTTTTGGATTTCGAGGAAAACATTGTGAGGAGAAAATTATGTGCGCAATTAACCCATGTCACAATAATGGAACCTGCAATGTTCTTAACTCCACCACTTATAATTGTAGTTGCCTGCTCGGTTATAATGGTAAAGATTGCGAAAATAAGGTGATGTGTGCTATAAACCCTTGTCTAAACAATGGCACGTGCGTCGTTTTAAATCCGAAGGAGTATAAATGCAGTTGCGTTGGTAATTTTAAAGGAAATCGTTGTGAGGTTAAAATAGAAAAGAAGGAGGAGAGTGGCCTTAAAGCTGGTATGATCGCTGCTATTGTATTGATTGTTTTAGCGCTCCTTGCTGTTGTGATTGTGATTGTAGCGTATAGACACAAGCATGCCACTGGTACGGAGGCCGAAAAGAAGCCGTTAGCTTCAGCTGTTCGTACCTAA